A part of Paenibacillus sp. sptzw28 genomic DNA contains:
- the lysA gene encoding diaminopimelate decarboxylase → MYFHGTSKINTQGHLEIGGCDTAELAEQFGTPLYIVDEALVRQRAREYVESFRASGLKFQVAYASKAFSVMAMCAIAEQEGLSLDVVSDGELYTALKAGFPAQRIHFHGNNKTPEEINMALDANIGCFVVDNFIELQLLNALAGDKGKKVNVLLRITPGVEAHTHEYISTGQTDSKFGFDLGNGAAYRAIQEAQALPNLELLGVHSHIGSQIFEVEGFQMAVDKVAGFAVKVRDELNITFRVINLGGGFGIRYIEGDTPLPVSQYVKAITDSIITNFSKAGYPLPEIWVEPGRSMVGDAGTTLYTIGTSKDIPGVRKYIAVDGGMTDNPRPALYGSKYEAVVANRANDPAEETVSVAGKCCESGDMLIWDLELPKANTGDLLAVFCTGAYNYAMANNYNRIRRPAVVFVKDGQADIAVKRESLDDIVGNDVIPARMQQASAIK, encoded by the coding sequence ATGTATTTTCACGGTACCAGCAAAATCAACACACAAGGACATCTGGAAATCGGAGGATGCGACACCGCCGAGCTTGCAGAGCAATTCGGCACGCCGCTTTATATTGTCGATGAAGCGCTCGTGCGTCAGCGCGCACGCGAATATGTCGAATCATTCCGCGCGTCGGGATTGAAGTTTCAGGTAGCTTACGCCAGCAAAGCGTTCAGCGTCATGGCTATGTGCGCCATCGCTGAGCAGGAAGGGCTCTCGCTCGACGTCGTATCCGACGGAGAGCTGTACACCGCTCTGAAGGCGGGTTTCCCGGCGCAGCGTATTCACTTCCACGGCAATAACAAGACGCCGGAAGAGATCAACATGGCTCTAGACGCGAATATCGGCTGCTTCGTCGTCGATAACTTTATCGAGCTGCAGCTGCTTAACGCCCTTGCAGGAGACAAAGGAAAGAAAGTGAATGTGCTGCTGCGCATTACGCCTGGCGTTGAAGCGCATACGCATGAATATATCTCGACCGGTCAAACGGATTCCAAGTTCGGCTTCGACCTTGGCAACGGGGCGGCTTACCGGGCCATTCAGGAAGCTCAAGCACTGCCGAATCTCGAGCTTCTTGGGGTACATTCCCATATCGGTTCGCAGATTTTCGAGGTCGAGGGCTTTCAGATGGCGGTCGACAAAGTGGCGGGCTTCGCCGTCAAAGTACGCGACGAACTGAACATTACATTCCGCGTCATTAATCTTGGCGGAGGCTTCGGCATCCGTTACATCGAAGGCGACACGCCGCTGCCGGTATCACAGTATGTCAAGGCGATAACGGATTCGATTATTACAAACTTCTCGAAAGCGGGCTATCCGCTTCCGGAGATCTGGGTGGAGCCGGGCAGAAGCATGGTCGGCGACGCTGGCACGACGTTGTATACGATCGGGACAAGCAAAGATATTCCCGGCGTACGCAAATATATCGCCGTCGACGGCGGCATGACGGATAACCCGCGTCCTGCGCTGTACGGTTCCAAATACGAAGCGGTCGTAGCCAACCGTGCGAACGATCCGGCAGAAGAGACGGTATCCGTAGCGGGCAAATGCTGCGAGAGCGGCGACATGCTGATTTGGGATTTGGAGCTGCCTAAAGCGAACACCGGCGACCTGCTTGCCGTATTCTGCACCGGCGCTTACAACTATGCCATGGCGAACAACTACAACAGGATTCGCCGTCCGGCAGTCGTCTTTGTCAAGGACGGCCAGGCCGATATAGCGGTGAAGCGCGAGTCGCTCGACGACATAGTCGGCAACGACGTTATACCGGCGCGGATGCAGCAAGCCTCGGCGATAAAATAA